One window of Pseudacidobacterium ailaaui genomic DNA carries:
- a CDS encoding nucleotide sugar dehydrogenase, producing the protein MKIAVFGLGYVGITSAACLAHQGHQVLGVDTNEEKVKIVNSGRSPITEPGLPELVEKAVSRGLLCATTDARDQLNSCAMAIVCVGTPSAPDGSHDMKFIIEVTRQIATCIGKTRDEVLTVVYRSTVRPGTMEELIQPIFEQFFGNNLDNVELVYNPEFLRESIAISDFFNPPKIVIGTKDAKPCRNLELINSGLQAPVFYTNYREAEITKFVDNSFHALKIAFANEIGRVCVKLGINTELVHKIFISDTKLNISSNYLRPGGPFGGSCLPKDVRALQHLSGDIGAHTHLIDSILRSNEAHKHFAFELCSRHLRPGSKILMLGLSFKLDSDDLRESPNVDLARKLLQAGYNLSIHDPCVEPEKLIGQNLGYAFSHLPVLQKVLISREQAESEQFDLVIDTRSIAHNYCLKTDRILDINVLRQTKLLCQYAEVEG; encoded by the coding sequence TTGAAAATCGCTGTTTTTGGATTAGGTTATGTTGGAATAACTTCTGCTGCCTGCCTCGCTCACCAGGGGCATCAGGTATTGGGGGTGGATACGAATGAGGAAAAAGTCAAAATTGTTAATTCTGGGCGGTCCCCAATTACAGAGCCAGGGTTGCCGGAATTGGTAGAGAAAGCAGTTTCTCGTGGCCTCCTTTGCGCCACCACAGATGCCAGGGATCAATTGAATAGTTGTGCCATGGCGATTGTATGCGTAGGCACTCCGAGCGCCCCGGATGGATCCCATGATATGAAGTTCATCATTGAGGTAACGCGTCAAATCGCTACGTGTATTGGGAAGACGCGGGACGAGGTTTTGACGGTAGTCTATCGCTCAACCGTTCGACCTGGGACAATGGAAGAACTCATTCAGCCGATCTTCGAACAGTTCTTTGGAAACAATCTCGACAATGTAGAGCTTGTTTATAACCCCGAATTCCTCCGTGAGTCAATTGCAATCAGTGATTTTTTTAACCCTCCGAAAATTGTTATCGGCACAAAAGATGCCAAGCCATGCAGAAACCTCGAACTTATAAATTCTGGACTACAGGCGCCAGTTTTCTATACCAATTATCGTGAAGCTGAGATAACCAAATTTGTTGATAATAGTTTTCATGCTCTTAAGATCGCCTTTGCAAATGAAATCGGGCGCGTATGTGTAAAACTTGGCATTAATACAGAACTCGTTCATAAAATATTCATTTCAGATACAAAGCTTAACATTTCCTCTAATTATCTGCGTCCCGGAGGACCATTCGGCGGTTCTTGTTTACCAAAGGATGTTCGCGCACTACAGCATCTGTCAGGCGATATAGGAGCACACACGCACCTCATTGATTCCATTTTGCGGTCGAATGAGGCCCACAAACACTTTGCCTTCGAGCTATGCTCACGCCACCTTCGCCCTGGCTCAAAAATACTAATGCTGGGTCTTTCCTTCAAGCTGGACAGTGACGATCTTCGGGAAAGTCCCAATGTGGATCTGGCCCGAAAGCTACTCCAGGCCGGCTACAATCTTTCTATTCATGACCCCTGCGTTGAGCCGGAAAAGTTAATAGGTCAGAATCTTGGTTACGCTTTTTCGCATTTGCCGGTATTGCAGAAGGTGCTCATCTCCCGTGAACAGGCAGAATCTGAGCAATTCGATCTTGTCATTGATACCCGGAGTATAGCCCACAATTATTGCTTGAAAACGGATCGCATTCTCGATATCAATGTCCTACGGCAAACGAAGCTACTTTGCCAATATGCTGAAGTAGAGGGTTGA
- a CDS encoding polysaccharide biosynthesis/export family protein: MMRIVSLWLVMLLCVACGYAQDESIKIGPADLIHIKVLEAPELEQSVRVTDSGNVSLMVGGEVKVAGLTPAEAALAIRDQLIKKGYFLNPHVTVLIDQPATQNVTIMGQVHSPGSYPIGTPRSVVEVLAMAGGITDLADRNITIERRSTKEKIKYFYSNQSSKALDTSVYVYPGDIVNVPKAEIVYVLGDVGRPGGFPMTTNDSKLSVLQAVSLAGGTQPSAVPSSTKLIRKGPNGEYVVIKLPLSAMQKGRHSDFQLQADDIIYVPFSYTRNIAVNINSLLAAAASASVYRF; this comes from the coding sequence ATGATGCGAATCGTTAGCCTTTGGCTGGTAATGCTCTTGTGTGTGGCATGTGGTTATGCTCAGGATGAAAGCATCAAAATCGGCCCGGCCGATCTGATCCATATTAAAGTGCTCGAAGCTCCTGAACTTGAACAGAGCGTTAGAGTCACTGACTCCGGCAACGTATCATTAATGGTGGGTGGTGAGGTTAAGGTTGCCGGATTGACCCCTGCAGAAGCAGCTCTTGCAATCAGGGATCAGCTTATAAAAAAGGGCTATTTCCTAAATCCCCATGTGACGGTGCTGATTGATCAGCCCGCTACTCAAAATGTAACCATCATGGGCCAAGTTCATTCTCCAGGGAGTTATCCAATCGGTACACCGCGGTCTGTGGTTGAAGTACTGGCCATGGCTGGAGGAATTACCGATCTTGCGGACAGAAATATCACGATAGAACGCCGATCTACCAAAGAGAAAATAAAATATTTCTATTCAAATCAATCATCGAAAGCGCTTGATACCAGCGTTTATGTTTATCCGGGCGACATTGTAAACGTACCCAAAGCAGAAATCGTCTATGTTCTAGGCGATGTTGGGCGTCCTGGAGGATTCCCTATGACGACAAATGACTCCAAATTGAGTGTATTGCAAGCAGTGTCACTCGCGGGAGGCACGCAACCAAGCGCTGTCCCATCGAGCACAAAGCTTATAAGAAAAGGTCCAAATGGAGAGTATGTGGTGATAAAGTTACCCTTAAGTGCTATGCAGAAGGGCCGCCATTCGGATTTTCAGTTGCAAGCTGATGATATTATTTATGTGCCGTTCAGTTATACACGGAATATTGCTGTTAACATCAATTCTCTTCTGGCGGCCGCCGCTTCTGCTTCAGTTTATCGATTTTGA
- a CDS encoding GumC family protein codes for MNTVSEKELSLQDFVNILRRRRNVFLATFAAVVALALLACIFMTRRYEAKGVIQLQKPSSENLDLGDLMGSALGGGGDSLTQNIELQTQASILQSDTLALQVIQELNLEQNADFKSKFSIIRAALRLISPSGPGDPAGASLENSPRRRAHALKVFQDHLKVKVTSGTRLIEVSYTNPDPKVASAVVNHLVQALIDFTFQTKYKATSQISDWLTGQLGDLRKQSEDLASRVVAMQKETGLFGVGASDLQGKPIIYSPVLDRLQTSTAQLSQAQLNEVVKESVYKIVKTGDPELISELSGTSLAGSSSMGVTTSLDLIHQLRAQEATIEAQLAQDSSVYGPQYPKLIEEKASLAKVRQSLHDEIARISERAKNDAEVARSTLEGAQRAYNADRAAAEKLNDKAIEYAILEREANQSEELYQDLLKRLKEAGILEGLHSSNVTIVDKASPPSDPSSPKVLLILPAGVVGGFILGIFAAFFSEASDNKIQGIEEIEAMGLRLLGILPHSSASEHGEALFKQDSRFSAYHEAVRSLRSSILISRSGRPPQVILITSPSPGEGKSTTALGLSIVMAQYGRKVLLVEADMRRPVYRTRLKLDPAAGGLSLLLADAQAEFKPVLLNPELLGLHVLAAGPTPPYPSELIGSDQMRRLVESWRSMYDFILIDCPPVLPVTDAQILEELVDATILLARVGATSRIALERGYKTLLQHAKDQTNPNLGVVLNFVSSRSAAYYGYYGYYGGGKYDYRQEGNDANR; via the coding sequence GTGAATACTGTCTCTGAAAAAGAACTGTCATTACAGGACTTTGTAAATATACTGCGGCGCAGACGCAACGTCTTTCTCGCCACATTCGCAGCGGTAGTGGCTCTGGCTTTGCTGGCCTGTATTTTCATGACAAGAAGATATGAGGCGAAAGGCGTAATTCAGCTTCAGAAGCCTTCCTCGGAAAACCTTGACTTGGGCGATTTGATGGGTTCTGCTCTGGGCGGAGGCGGAGATTCTCTTACGCAAAATATTGAGTTGCAAACGCAGGCGAGTATTTTGCAGTCAGACACGCTGGCATTGCAGGTAATTCAAGAATTAAATCTCGAACAAAATGCAGATTTTAAGTCCAAATTCAGCATCATTCGTGCGGCATTGCGCTTAATTAGTCCGAGCGGCCCGGGAGATCCGGCAGGCGCTTCTCTGGAAAACTCGCCACGACGGAGGGCACATGCACTCAAAGTATTTCAGGATCATCTCAAGGTCAAAGTAACGTCAGGAACTCGCCTAATTGAAGTAAGCTACACAAATCCAGACCCAAAAGTCGCGTCTGCAGTGGTGAACCACCTGGTGCAGGCATTGATTGACTTCACATTCCAGACAAAATACAAGGCCACCAGCCAAATCTCAGATTGGCTTACTGGGCAATTAGGTGATTTGAGAAAGCAGAGTGAAGACCTGGCCTCTCGGGTCGTTGCGATGCAAAAAGAGACGGGGCTATTCGGAGTGGGTGCATCAGACTTGCAGGGCAAGCCGATCATCTATAGCCCGGTCCTAGACCGGTTACAAACGTCTACGGCACAGCTTTCTCAGGCGCAGCTGAATGAGGTGGTCAAGGAATCGGTATACAAAATAGTCAAGACCGGAGATCCGGAATTAATATCCGAGTTGTCCGGTACCTCGTTGGCTGGCTCAAGCAGTATGGGAGTAACTACCTCGCTCGATCTCATTCATCAGTTGCGCGCCCAGGAAGCGACGATTGAAGCACAGCTTGCGCAGGATTCATCTGTTTATGGTCCTCAATATCCTAAGCTCATTGAGGAAAAGGCATCTCTGGCTAAGGTCCGTCAGTCTCTGCATGATGAAATCGCCCGCATCAGCGAACGCGCTAAAAATGATGCTGAAGTGGCGCGTTCTACACTGGAAGGAGCACAGCGGGCCTATAACGCTGATCGCGCTGCTGCTGAGAAATTAAATGACAAGGCAATTGAATATGCCATCCTTGAAAGGGAAGCCAATCAGAGCGAAGAGCTGTATCAGGATCTTTTAAAGCGCCTGAAGGAAGCTGGCATCCTAGAAGGATTGCATTCTTCAAATGTGACCATCGTAGATAAGGCCAGTCCCCCATCAGATCCGAGTTCTCCGAAAGTGCTCTTGATACTTCCCGCGGGTGTTGTGGGTGGGTTTATTTTAGGCATTTTTGCGGCGTTCTTTTCCGAAGCTTCCGATAATAAAATACAAGGCATCGAAGAAATTGAAGCAATGGGCCTGCGCTTACTTGGAATTCTTCCGCACTCTTCAGCTTCAGAGCATGGGGAGGCGCTGTTTAAGCAGGATTCAAGATTTTCGGCCTATCATGAAGCTGTTCGCAGTCTGCGCTCCTCAATTCTGATATCGCGAAGCGGTAGGCCACCCCAGGTCATCCTTATTACCAGCCCAAGTCCGGGTGAAGGCAAGTCGACAACTGCATTAGGCCTTTCTATCGTGATGGCGCAATATGGAAGGAAGGTGTTGCTGGTCGAGGCCGATATGCGCCGACCGGTTTATCGGACTCGCCTCAAACTGGATCCTGCTGCTGGTGGGTTGAGTTTGTTGCTTGCGGATGCGCAGGCTGAATTTAAGCCGGTTTTGCTAAATCCGGAACTTCTGGGTTTGCATGTACTGGCTGCTGGTCCGACGCCACCGTATCCATCTGAACTCATCGGATCTGATCAGATGCGTCGTCTTGTTGAGAGCTGGCGCTCCATGTACGATTTCATTTTGATTGATTGCCCACCAGTACTGCCAGTTACGGATGCACAGATCCTTGAAGAGCTTGTTGATGCCACCATTCTCCTGGCTAGGGTGGGAGCCACTTCGCGAATTGCGCTGGAGCGCGGTTACAAGACATTATTGCAACATGCGAAAGACCAGACTAACCCGAATCTAGGAGTTGTGCTCAATTTCGTTTCTTCCAGATCGGCAGCATATTACGGATATTACGGGTACTATGGCGGCGGAAAATACGATTACCGCCAGGAGGGTAATGATGCGAATCGTTAG
- a CDS encoding glycosyl hydrolase: MQASLARAALVLVMACFAFRDGMASSASGTGGKEPQFQCDSSGRSGAIGINVNNIGFPSLNSDQVISALSQSGAGWVRVSIFWGWTERQRGVFNWQEIDQGLSKLQAAHMSVLITITGPVPCWAFGTNTNCTSPRNTIPPVKEWTAFVTAVVQRYSHQVHYWEIWNEPDLIQSIDLPDATQRLVQYRDDILIPGAEAVHSADPNAKVVAPAFAAIPSGHTGMGPDLIHAFTMVMKGAGAHLVDIVSFHSYYPEDINQKAIFVHNAMLGMEMNSKPIWITEAGLHTVQLGIAMSNLKSLDNLNFAESKQAQFLTDQLNTVITHGNAQKVFWFALTDSTNGSGTHTNHYGLIDNSDFKTFSWKPRPAFLSLQGLVHSACMK; this comes from the coding sequence GTGCAGGCTTCGCTGGCAAGAGCGGCATTGGTGCTCGTCATGGCCTGTTTTGCCTTCCGAGATGGCATGGCGTCATCCGCTTCCGGGACCGGAGGTAAAGAGCCTCAGTTTCAATGTGACTCTTCCGGGCGCTCCGGTGCGATCGGGATCAACGTGAATAACATCGGGTTTCCATCGTTAAATTCTGACCAGGTCATTTCCGCCCTAAGCCAAAGCGGCGCAGGATGGGTCAGGGTCAGTATCTTTTGGGGATGGACAGAACGCCAGAGAGGTGTATTTAACTGGCAGGAGATAGACCAGGGTTTGAGCAAACTCCAGGCTGCTCATATGTCCGTTCTGATTACGATTACAGGACCGGTGCCATGTTGGGCCTTTGGAACGAACACCAACTGCACATCTCCAAGAAACACGATACCGCCGGTAAAGGAGTGGACCGCATTTGTTACAGCTGTTGTACAAAGATACAGTCATCAAGTGCACTATTGGGAAATCTGGAACGAACCCGACTTGATTCAGTCTATTGATCTGCCTGATGCAACGCAGCGCCTTGTCCAGTACAGAGACGACATACTTATACCGGGGGCGGAGGCGGTCCATAGCGCTGATCCGAATGCGAAGGTGGTTGCACCTGCTTTTGCCGCAATCCCTTCTGGGCACACGGGTATGGGACCAGACCTGATCCATGCATTCACGATGGTGATGAAAGGTGCGGGGGCGCACTTGGTCGATATTGTGTCTTTCCACTCCTACTATCCTGAAGATATTAACCAGAAAGCAATTTTCGTGCACAATGCAATGCTTGGAATGGAAATGAACAGCAAGCCTATCTGGATTACAGAGGCAGGACTTCACACGGTCCAGCTAGGAATTGCAATGAGCAACCTGAAGAGTCTGGACAATTTGAACTTTGCTGAATCAAAGCAAGCCCAGTTTCTAACAGACCAGTTGAATACCGTGATTACGCACGGCAATGCACAAAAAGTATTCTGGTTTGCATTAACGGACAGCACCAATGGGTCCGGCACGCATACGAACCATTATGGACTGATTGATAACAGCGACTTTAAAACTTTTTCATGGAAACCCCGACCTGCGTTTCTGTCGCTTCAAGGACTTGTTCATAGCGCCTGCATGAAGTAG
- a CDS encoding acyltransferase family protein, which produces MTFPFGTNIPLWSLSYEFWYYIAFPLLVTICMASNSPRVRVKTGLVLLLLLVFFGWRISGYFSIWLLGVAVALLPLSIPSRWRRAAMTISGTLVLLTMFLEIKFKPVLLLSDVVLGFIFSIFLWTVLHAQEPCDSGLYRSSAHGLSSMSYTLYLVHYPLLVFISALLMPVWQPWAITLVSLIKVSAICIIVLSISWVMYYCFERNTGKVRAWLSFQQLSDQPPVLHRNAKR; this is translated from the coding sequence TTGACATTTCCTTTCGGTACCAACATTCCTTTATGGAGCCTTTCCTATGAATTCTGGTATTACATTGCCTTTCCACTGCTTGTCACGATCTGTATGGCGTCAAACTCCCCGCGGGTGCGCGTAAAGACTGGCCTAGTCCTGCTGCTTCTGCTGGTATTTTTCGGATGGAGAATTTCCGGATATTTTTCCATATGGTTGTTGGGAGTGGCAGTTGCCTTGCTGCCCTTGTCGATACCTTCGCGTTGGAGAAGGGCCGCAATGACTATCTCCGGAACATTAGTCTTGCTGACAATGTTTCTTGAAATAAAATTCAAACCTGTACTGCTGCTCAGTGATGTTGTTCTAGGATTCATATTCTCAATTTTTTTGTGGACGGTGCTGCACGCGCAGGAGCCATGCGACTCTGGCCTGTACCGCTCCTCCGCACATGGCCTTTCATCCATGTCTTACACCTTGTATCTGGTCCATTATCCGTTGCTTGTTTTTATTTCGGCCCTGCTTATGCCGGTTTGGCAGCCGTGGGCAATCACTCTGGTCTCTTTAATCAAGGTCTCTGCGATCTGCATAATTGTCCTTTCTATCTCCTGGGTCATGTATTATTGCTTTGAGCGCAACACGGGCAAGGTGCGCGCATGGCTTTCATTCCAACAACTTTCTGATCAACCGCCCGTCTTGCACCGCAACGCAAAGCGTTGA
- a CDS encoding acyltransferase family protein — MNTVSKASVHMDALRGLAALFVFLSHTRSIFLKAGLRNVLVGKTETFQSAPASVPEPMMITHWRVSQLWFGYVTTGHLAVIVFFVLSGYLVGGSVLRSMRKNSFLWRPYLKQRLTILWVVLLPALLLGGALDGIGMHVWHGAHNLYSGLSGTDIAPGLAARTTIPVFLGNVFFLHEI; from the coding sequence ATGAACACCGTCTCCAAAGCTTCCGTGCACATGGATGCCCTCAGAGGCCTTGCTGCACTATTCGTGTTTCTGAGCCATACCCGCTCGATTTTTCTAAAGGCTGGCTTGCGCAATGTCCTGGTAGGGAAAACAGAAACCTTCCAGTCGGCTCCTGCTTCTGTTCCAGAACCCATGATGATTACACATTGGCGTGTCAGCCAGTTATGGTTTGGCTATGTAACAACAGGCCATCTGGCCGTGATTGTATTTTTTGTCTTGAGCGGTTATCTGGTGGGAGGCAGCGTATTGCGGTCCATGAGAAAGAACAGCTTTCTCTGGCGCCCATATTTAAAACAACGGCTTACGATATTATGGGTCGTTCTGCTTCCTGCACTTCTGCTTGGAGGGGCGCTGGACGGAATCGGAATGCACGTTTGGCACGGGGCCCACAATCTTTACAGCGGTCTGAGCGGGACTGACATTGCTCCGGGGCTTGCCGCGCGGACAACGATTCCGGTGTTCCTTGGGAATGTCTTTTTTTTGCATGAAATTTGA